A single Sphingopyxis chilensis DNA region contains:
- a CDS encoding MFS transporter, with translation MASTALPSAAPADETSALRPRTVAAYAATAGPTVMLGLPFSVYLPPYIAEGGAISVALVGLLFSLTTIWDGAVDPLIGTMVDRARTGLGAHRRWMLLALLPLSLLLLALVTVGDQLPFAALFLMMVLFYSSYSLYEVAQLSWGSALVRTPADSALLYGMRDWFAKIALILAFAAPAAAQLLIPGLSLQGRIMAYASLFLLLVPIALVAIRRVPLRAVVAESGFGWRHEIRASLSFRPLMLLLGVQFLNSFAFGSLTSLFVFFAAAVLDLDAQSAVLLFASFIGGALASPVWTFLARRFGKPPMMMAMGLLIGSLLVATLAQQPRGLGQAVGFSLMLGTGFVGLLFTYSMLADLIPRDSARCGRSRSAFLFALLNLMAKFGVAAAIAVSYAALDIVGFDPQNGEAAARELHLIFALQPTASWIVMVGLLIWMQHELAIAARPK, from the coding sequence TTGGCCAGTACCGCCCTGCCATCGGCCGCCCCGGCCGACGAAACCTCCGCCTTGCGGCCGCGCACCGTCGCCGCCTATGCTGCAACCGCGGGGCCGACGGTCATGCTCGGCCTTCCATTCAGCGTCTATCTGCCGCCTTATATCGCCGAGGGCGGGGCGATTTCGGTTGCGCTGGTCGGGCTTCTCTTTTCGCTGACGACGATCTGGGACGGTGCCGTCGATCCGCTGATCGGGACGATGGTCGATCGCGCCCGCACCGGGCTGGGCGCGCACCGGCGCTGGATGCTGCTGGCGCTGCTTCCCTTGTCGCTACTGCTGCTGGCGCTCGTAACCGTGGGCGATCAACTGCCGTTCGCGGCGCTCTTCCTGATGATGGTGCTGTTTTACTCGAGCTACAGTCTGTACGAGGTCGCGCAGCTGTCGTGGGGATCGGCGCTCGTCCGCACGCCGGCCGACAGCGCGCTCCTCTATGGCATGCGCGACTGGTTCGCGAAAATCGCGCTGATCCTGGCTTTCGCCGCGCCCGCCGCGGCGCAGCTGCTGATTCCGGGGCTTAGTCTGCAGGGGCGGATCATGGCCTATGCCAGCCTCTTCCTTCTATTGGTGCCGATAGCGCTCGTCGCGATCCGCCGCGTGCCGTTGCGCGCGGTGGTGGCCGAATCCGGCTTCGGCTGGCGGCACGAAATCCGCGCGTCGCTGTCCTTTCGGCCCCTGATGCTGCTGCTCGGGGTGCAGTTCCTCAACAGCTTCGCTTTCGGGTCGCTGACTTCGCTCTTCGTCTTCTTCGCCGCGGCCGTGCTCGATCTCGACGCGCAGAGCGCCGTTCTGCTTTTTGCGAGCTTCATCGGCGGGGCGCTGGCGTCGCCGGTCTGGACTTTCCTCGCGCGCCGCTTCGGCAAGCCGCCGATGATGATGGCGATGGGGCTGCTGATCGGCAGTCTGCTCGTCGCGACACTGGCACAGCAGCCGCGCGGGCTGGGGCAGGCGGTCGGCTTTTCGCTGATGCTCGGCACCGGCTTCGTCGGCCTGCTGTTCACCTATTCGATGCTTGCCGACCTGATTCCGCGCGACAGCGCGCGATGCGGGCGGAGCCGGTCGGCCTTCCTCTTTGCGCTCTTGAACCTGATGGCGAAATTCGGCGTCGCTGCCGCGATCGCGGTCAGCTATGCGGCGCTTGATATCGTCGGTTTCGATCCGCAAAACGGCGAGGCGGCTGCGCGCGAACTGCATCTGATCTTCGCGCTGCAACCGACCGCCAGCTGGATTGTCATGGTCGGCCTGTTGATCTGGATGCAGCACGAACTTGCAATC
- a CDS encoding TetR/AcrR family transcriptional regulator — MDKSSPRERRQSAILDAAESLFLEQGYERTSLAEIVKRSGGSLATLYELFGNKQGLLRAIATRWCDEAMLRSLDDDAIRGLSSVDVLKRYAHRQKELMESPHAVALMRMLISESLRDHEFAMQIYLDLHVPALEELIELFAEWAATGRAEIDRPDAAARLFFDIVIGDSMLNTLMGIEVEWLDPEQIDWRLQPFLSHFKIR; from the coding sequence ATGGATAAGTCATCGCCGCGCGAACGGCGGCAAAGCGCTATTCTCGACGCCGCCGAGTCGTTATTTCTCGAACAGGGCTACGAGCGCACCAGCCTTGCCGAAATCGTCAAACGCTCGGGCGGTTCGCTCGCGACCCTTTATGAACTGTTCGGCAACAAGCAGGGATTGCTCCGCGCGATCGCGACCCGCTGGTGCGACGAAGCCATGCTCAGGTCGCTCGACGATGATGCGATCCGGGGACTGTCGAGCGTCGATGTCCTGAAGCGTTATGCGCATCGCCAGAAAGAGCTGATGGAATCGCCGCACGCGGTCGCCCTGATGCGCATGTTGATATCGGAAAGTTTGCGCGACCACGAATTTGCCATGCAGATCTACCTCGACCTTCATGTGCCTGCGCTGGAGGAATTGATCGAACTGTTCGCCGAATGGGCGGCGACGGGCAGGGCCGAGATTGATCGCCCGGACGCCGCAGCGCGCCTGTTTTTCGATATCGTCATCGGCGATTCGATGCTGAACACGCTGATGGGGATAGAGGTCGAATGGCTCGATCCCGAGCAGATCGACTGGCGGCTCCAGCCGTTCCTGTCGCATTTCAAGATCCGGTAA